The following proteins are encoded in a genomic region of Montipora foliosa isolate CH-2021 chromosome 10, ASM3666993v2, whole genome shotgun sequence:
- the LOC137973278 gene encoding alpha-(1,3)-fucosyltransferase 11-like has translation MTSSHRRAIKSLAFLSLLVFLIMAIVLRQGDIKMALKLVVKQSNNIKREDTIVETAGLTSRSDAQISENQSKRWLIIFWSTIFGVAPSWLEIALKKGDCPVACELTVNHSRMSEADAFVVHARDAHMTPPTHSVPWILQTRENPVYTPVLNDPGFMSKFNLLVSYRLDSDFPFPVYFLPELKPPVPFSEKTGLIFAAFSNCEPVRIEYMRQLMNFVPVDSYGRCLRNKNDLVEIRGKGFKIAKTDLARKYKFTLVFFNQDCDYFVDDQLTHALNAGSVPVVMGTNKLDEFLPGNLRTAVIKVRDFKSPNHLADYLSYVSRNETEYNKYLNWKWRGMGNITGTVIGKYWKADYPVYCQVCVALSKGRVHKDGLEVIPCKPRAYEDWGIIKGA, from the coding sequence ATGACGTCTTCCCATAGAAGGGCAATTAAATCACTTGCTTTTTTGTCTTTACTCGTGTTTCTGATTATGGCTATTGTTTTGAGGCAAGGTGACATCAAAATGGCGTTGAAGCTCGTTGTAAAGCAGAGTAACAACATTAAACGAGAAGACACCATAGTTGAGACTGCTGGACTGACGTCGAGAAGTGACGCCCAAATCTCTGAAAACCAGTCAAAGCGCTGGCTTATCATCTTTTGGTCGACCATTTTTGGAGTAGCTCCGTCATGGCTAGAAATTGCGTTGAAAAAAGGTGATTGTCCTGTTGCGTGTGAACTAACAGTCAACCATTCGCGAATGAGTGAAGCTGATGCGTTTGTTGTTCATGCAAGAGATGCCCACATGACGCCTCCCACACACTCTGTTCCTTGGATCTTGCAGACTCGGGAGAATCCAGTTTACACGCCAGTTCTAAATGATCCTGGATTTATGTCCAAATTCAACTTGTTAGTAAGTTATCGATTGGATTCGGACTTTCCGTTCCCCGTGTATTTCTTACCAGAATTAAAACCGCCAGTTCCATTCAGTGAAAAGACTGGGCTCATTTTTGCTGCTTTCTCAAATTGCGAACCAGTGCGCATTGAGTACATGAGGCAATTGATGAATTTTGTGCCAGTGGATTCTTATGGACGCTGCTTGCGGAACAAAAATGATCTTGTAGAGATCCGTGGAAAGGGCTTCAAAATCGCGAAGACTGATTTGGCCAGAAAATACAAATTCACTTTAGTATTTTTTAACCAAGATTGTGACTATTTCGTGGATGACCAGTTAACCCATGCTTTGAACGCTGGTTCAGTGCCTGTTGTCATGGGAACGAATAAACTGGATGAGTTCCTTCCCGGTAATCTTCGAACTGCTGTCATTAAAGTCCGCGATTTCAAAAGTCCAAACCATCTAGCCGATTACCTTTCCTACGTCAGCAgaaatgagactgaatacaacAAATATCTGAATTGGAAATGGAGGGGCATGGGAAATATAACGGGAACTGTTATTGGAAAGTATTGGAAGGCAGACTATCCAGTCTACTGCCAAGTATGTGTCGCTCTGTCGAAGGGACGGGTACACAAAGATGGACTTGAAGTTATACCGTGCAAACCAAGGGCTTATGAAGACTGGGGAATCATTAAAGGAGCTTAA